A genomic region of Haliotis asinina isolate JCU_RB_2024 chromosome 1, JCU_Hal_asi_v2, whole genome shotgun sequence contains the following coding sequences:
- the LOC137279263 gene encoding uncharacterized protein, giving the protein MTKLTKMTSTIQVILNQKMASLQMVLIYSIILWSAKFVTVSTDTPCPAVAQLWGSYNISAKIVYDKFAWVRPTDSQNIVTCSPTCSGTTTYTATEKNTQNITTLTIGNVLSRDAGTWVISDTGTLNVTACHLTVAGLPNCTINSSMFPDSLEPNSELTLVAGIRGYYCSKQARFELTTGREAPDVLLKNNTVTDVTDIVLNTTFNVTLKRLGDVKLDFTCYNETYRLSCQGAVKLLKSPPECDTSSSRNGSLFPGTSLTLTVNITNYYCTEEAAFDLITGNVEQELVPGHRVVGINSTVVEKTFNVTRQQDGDIKLNFTCDGTHRELHCSGDKKITVASPTTSTSTGSHTGYTSITTSTSIITSTNTPPKPASVPVYLIIGIVVALLVLLIIIFVLVVCRNRIIRVARKYSITRKRPKVRNLRENDKPNKGKRMSQINPEKKADFVQNVLGSTADPASEEKGASATEMAI; this is encoded by the exons GTGATCTTGAACCAGAAAATGGCGTCTTTGCAGATGGTATTGATTTACAGCATCATACTGTGGTCAGCAAAGTTTGTGACGG TGTCGACAGATACCCCATGCCCGGCAGTTGCTCAACTTTGGGGCTCCTACAACATCTCTGCAAAGATTGTGTACGATAAGTTCGCTTGGGTACGCCCCACTGATTCTCAAAATATCGTTACGTGTAGTCCCACTTGCAGCGGCACGACAACCTATACTGCAACTGAGAAGAACACCCAGAACATAACCACCCTTACAATAGGAAATGTTCTGTCCAGAGATGCTGGAACATGGGTCATTTCCGATACAGGTACCCTCAATGTGACTGCATGTCATTTAACCGTCGCAG GTCTTCCGAACTGTACCATCAACAGTTCTATGTTCCCCGATTCCCTTGAACCCAATTCAGAGCTGACACTGGTCGCCGGCATTCGGGGTTACTACTGCTCTAAACAGGCCAGGTTTGAACTTACTACTGGCCGTGAAGCACCAGATGTATTGTTGAAGAACAACACAGTTACTGATGTCACTGACATCGTCCTCAACACCACCTTCAACGTAACACTGAAACGACTTGGAGACGTTAAACTGGATTTTACTTGTTACAACGAAACATATCGTCTTTCTTGTCAAGGAGCGGTGAAACTTCTCAAAA GTCCTCCTGAATGTGACACAAGCAGCTCCAGGAATGGATCCCTGTTTCCCGGTACAAGTCTGACTCTCACTGTCAACATCACCAACTACTACTGCACCGAGGAGGCTGCGTTCGACCTCATCACCGGAAACGTCGAGCAGGAGCTGGTACCGGGGCACCGCGTTGTCGGCATTAATAGCACCGTCGTCGAGAAGACCTTCAACGTCACGCGTCAACAAGACGGTGACATTAAACTCAACTTTACATGTGACGGCACGCATCGTGAACTACACTGCAGTGGCGATAAGAAGATAACTGTAG CATCTCCAACTACATCGACGTCAACAG GGAGCCACACTGGATACACTTCCATCACCACCTCCACTTCCATTATCACGTCCACCAATACACCTCCAAAACCTGCATCCGTACCTGTCTACCTCATCATAGGTATAGTGGTTGCGTTGCTCGTTCTGCTCATCATCATCTTTGTCCTGGTTGTCTGTCGCAACAGAATCATACGTGTTGCTCGGAAGTACAGCATTACAAGGAAAAGGCCCAAGGTTCGGAACTTGAGGGAAAATGATAAGCCCAACAAGGGGAAACGCATGTCCCAGATCAACCCTGAGAAGAAGGCGGATTTTGTGCAAAATGTTCTTGGATCTACCGCTGATCCTGCTTCAGAAGAAAAAGGAGCATCAGCTACAGAGATGGCAATATAG